One part of the Sorangiineae bacterium MSr11954 genome encodes these proteins:
- a CDS encoding DUF4185 domain-containing protein: MPPRHARALAAPSSPMARARAAMAALTALQVLLALLTGCADDAAPTAGRGDLGLPSADAGDAGDARDASDVDPNGTGPEGGPGAPNVPPIVPEDDDEFAIVDVAPATMDIPTSPNDGDLWPSCWSDDDALYAACGDGRGFDPHRPKADIVMNRITGSPLDPSPHMTGAWLGASDQITQLHTSGPFYRKPTGMACLDGDIFVAVQSLSRVDYARAPAATLVRSRDHGATWMEAPSVPMFDDHVFTTMMFLDFGKNGEHAIDDQLYVYGLDNNWRFSHSVPSPTRLYLARVPRDAILMRERWEFFTGIGPSGPMFERSIGARKPVLIDESRAYAVLADGSRQPGMTKIAQGSIVYDAPLQRYVYASWTEWTFELYIAPAPWGPWKKLATFDFGMAPWTESKHGGYATTLPSKFISADGRTLHMQANSWSAGIDRNRFSLRPMRLVPRSRLPATNVKGTTALARTGLGVTPMARAIHQGTLAQMNDGIASGQSEDSATGEARVLDHWGYTFEARYRMNKVVYTTGIIGADGGWFDNLAVQVRVDGKWVNATGLNVLPRYPANPTTPSHATYTLTFDPLEGDGVRIIGKPGGSRVYTSISEMAVGYE; encoded by the coding sequence ATGCCCCCACGTCACGCCCGCGCGCTCGCGGCGCCGTCCTCCCCGATGGCGCGGGCAAGGGCCGCGATGGCCGCGCTCACCGCGCTCCAGGTCCTGCTCGCGCTCCTCACGGGCTGCGCCGACGACGCCGCACCAACCGCGGGCCGCGGCGATCTGGGTTTGCCCAGCGCCGACGCGGGTGACGCGGGTGACGCACGTGATGCAAGCGATGTGGATCCGAACGGCACGGGGCCCGAGGGTGGTCCCGGTGCTCCGAACGTCCCGCCCATCGTGCCCGAGGACGACGACGAATTTGCCATCGTCGATGTGGCGCCAGCCACCATGGACATCCCCACATCGCCCAACGACGGCGATCTGTGGCCCTCGTGTTGGTCCGACGACGATGCACTCTACGCGGCGTGCGGCGATGGACGCGGCTTCGATCCGCACCGGCCGAAGGCCGACATCGTGATGAACCGCATCACCGGCTCGCCGCTCGATCCCTCGCCCCATATGACGGGCGCGTGGCTCGGGGCATCGGATCAGATCACGCAGCTGCATACGTCCGGTCCCTTCTATCGCAAGCCGACGGGGATGGCGTGTCTCGACGGCGACATCTTCGTCGCAGTTCAAAGCCTGAGCAGGGTCGACTATGCGCGCGCCCCCGCGGCCACCCTCGTCCGATCGCGCGATCACGGCGCCACGTGGATGGAAGCACCGTCGGTGCCGATGTTCGACGATCACGTCTTCACGACGATGATGTTCCTCGACTTCGGTAAGAACGGGGAACACGCCATCGACGACCAGCTGTACGTATACGGTCTCGACAACAACTGGCGCTTCTCCCACAGCGTGCCCAGCCCCACACGGTTGTACCTTGCACGCGTTCCGAGGGACGCCATCCTGATGCGCGAGCGCTGGGAGTTCTTCACCGGCATCGGACCGAGCGGCCCCATGTTCGAACGGTCCATCGGCGCGCGAAAGCCCGTGCTGATCGACGAGTCGCGGGCGTACGCCGTTCTCGCCGATGGTTCGCGTCAGCCCGGGATGACCAAGATCGCGCAAGGGAGCATCGTCTACGATGCGCCCTTGCAACGGTACGTGTACGCGTCGTGGACCGAGTGGACCTTCGAGCTGTACATCGCGCCCGCGCCGTGGGGTCCGTGGAAGAAGCTCGCCACCTTCGACTTCGGCATGGCGCCCTGGACGGAGAGCAAGCACGGAGGCTACGCCACGACCCTTCCGTCCAAGTTCATCTCCGCCGACGGGCGAACGCTCCACATGCAAGCCAATTCCTGGAGCGCCGGCATCGACCGCAACCGCTTTTCCCTCCGCCCGATGCGGCTGGTCCCGCGCTCGAGGCTCCCTGCGACCAATGTCAAAGGGACGACCGCGCTTGCCAGGACCGGTCTCGGGGTCACGCCCATGGCGCGCGCCATCCACCAAGGCACCCTGGCGCAGATGAACGATGGCATCGCCTCGGGGCAAAGCGAAGATAGCGCCACAGGCGAAGCAAGGGTGCTCGACCATTGGGGCTATACCTTCGAAGCCCGATACCGGATGAACAAAGTCGTTTACACCACGGGGATCATCGGCGCCGACGGGGGTTGGTTCGACAACCTGGCCGTGCAAGTCCGGGTCGATGGAAAGTGGGTAAATGCGACTGGCCTTAATGTCCTACCGCGTTATCCCGCCAATCCGACCACGCCTTCGCACGCGACATATACGCTCACGTTCGACCCGCTCGAGGGCGACGGCGTGCGAATCATCGGAAAACCCGGCGGATCGAGGGTGTATACATCGATTTCCGAGATGGCCGTCGGCTACGAGTGA
- a CDS encoding protein kinase — MVLPTIGRYRIIAQLGAGGMAEVYLAVMMGQRGFNKLVVLKVPRSNVAANPGLLAMFIDEARVAARLNHPNVVQTYEVVREEERDIIVMEYLDGYPLSKIIGQGRKLGTPLPLWMHYEVLIHAMTGLHYAHEAKDFDGSPLNLVHRDISPHNIFVTFDRQVKILDFGIAKARTSTHQTEVGTFKGKVRYMPPEQLTGNSIDRRSDIFALGVAIWEAAVGEPLWRGKSDIEVMGATLAGEVPMPRDVRPDVPEAIDAICRKAMAHRKEDRYPSCLELQADLEAYLASLTGTKGLKPIVGYMQMLFAEPRAERQTLIDKQLAKAELLGTGEFATLGASSGTSPGASIPLISTVARDASDPQMPVGPSLYPDLASSSGATMSRSRVVLQQGKPNRMFAFLFLGVLLFAGLVGVWLVALRKPEPVADNGTKPVAAGVQEAPTKSAMEAMTQEPSAQKVTIFVRGEPSSAKLFLDDSPTPLETNARAVSLTRNSVHTVRGEAKGYVTRAVTVTLDADKEVLVILEKEKPDTPWRPPPQPARGGKTLAAPAPKETAAVEPRPSTTEPNGYLTIDTYPWTLVSENGKSLGQTPIVRLPLPPGDHVLVLENPEQGLKQTYPVTIKSNETLNRRLGLK, encoded by the coding sequence ATGGTACTTCCGACAATCGGACGTTACCGCATCATCGCCCAGCTTGGAGCGGGCGGCATGGCCGAGGTCTATCTGGCCGTCATGATGGGGCAACGTGGCTTCAACAAGCTCGTCGTCTTGAAGGTGCCCCGCAGCAATGTCGCGGCCAACCCCGGTTTGCTCGCCATGTTCATCGACGAGGCGCGTGTGGCCGCGCGTCTCAATCATCCGAATGTCGTCCAGACGTACGAGGTCGTTCGCGAAGAAGAGCGCGACATCATCGTCATGGAGTACTTGGACGGCTACCCCCTGAGCAAAATCATCGGCCAGGGGCGAAAGCTCGGCACCCCCCTGCCCTTGTGGATGCACTACGAGGTGCTCATCCACGCCATGACGGGCCTGCACTACGCCCACGAGGCCAAGGACTTCGACGGCTCCCCGCTGAACCTCGTGCACCGCGACATCTCGCCGCACAACATCTTCGTCACCTTCGATCGCCAGGTCAAAATTTTGGACTTCGGCATCGCCAAGGCGCGCACGTCGACCCATCAGACCGAGGTGGGCACCTTCAAGGGCAAGGTGCGGTACATGCCGCCCGAGCAGCTCACGGGCAACTCCATCGATCGGCGCTCGGATATTTTTGCGCTGGGCGTGGCCATTTGGGAGGCCGCCGTGGGCGAGCCCCTCTGGCGCGGCAAGAGCGACATCGAGGTGATGGGCGCCACCTTGGCGGGCGAGGTCCCCATGCCGAGGGACGTGCGACCCGACGTTCCCGAGGCCATCGACGCCATCTGCCGCAAGGCCATGGCGCACCGGAAAGAAGACCGGTACCCGAGCTGTCTCGAGCTGCAGGCCGATCTCGAGGCATATCTCGCCTCGCTCACCGGCACGAAGGGCCTCAAGCCCATCGTCGGCTACATGCAAATGCTCTTCGCCGAGCCGCGCGCCGAGCGGCAGACGCTCATCGACAAGCAGCTCGCCAAGGCCGAGCTGCTCGGCACCGGCGAGTTCGCGACCCTCGGGGCCTCCAGTGGCACCTCGCCTGGCGCATCGATCCCGCTGATTTCCACGGTGGCGCGCGACGCCAGCGATCCGCAGATGCCGGTGGGGCCCTCGCTCTACCCGGATCTGGCGTCGTCCTCGGGCGCCACCATGAGCCGCTCGCGCGTGGTCTTGCAGCAGGGAAAGCCGAACCGAATGTTCGCTTTCCTCTTCTTGGGCGTGCTCCTGTTCGCGGGGCTCGTGGGCGTATGGCTCGTCGCGCTTCGCAAGCCCGAGCCCGTGGCCGACAATGGCACCAAGCCGGTCGCGGCGGGCGTCCAAGAGGCCCCCACCAAGAGCGCCATGGAGGCCATGACCCAGGAGCCCTCGGCGCAAAAGGTCACCATCTTCGTTCGCGGGGAGCCGAGCAGCGCCAAGCTGTTTTTGGACGATAGCCCCACCCCGCTGGAGACCAACGCGCGCGCCGTATCGCTCACCCGCAACTCGGTGCACACCGTGCGCGGCGAGGCCAAAGGCTATGTGACCAGGGCGGTGACCGTCACCCTCGACGCCGACAAAGAGGTGCTGGTCATCCTCGAAAAAGAGAAGCCCGACACGCCCTGGCGCCCGCCGCCGCAACCCGCACGAGGCGGCAAGACCTTGGCGGCCCCCGCGCCCAAAGAGACGGCCGCCGTCGAACCGCGCCCCTCGACGACCGAGCCCAATGGCTATCTGACGATCGACACCTATCCGTGGACCCTCGTCTCCGAAAATGGAAAGAGCCTGGGCCAGACCCCCATCGTGCGCCTCCCGCTTCCGCCCGGCGACCATGTGCTGGTGCTCGAAAATCCAGAGCAGGGCTTGAAACAGACGTACCCGGTCACCATCAAAAGCAACGAAACGCTCAATCGACGTCTCGGCTTGAAATAG
- a CDS encoding cation:proton antiporter: MTRSLRQPMVIAEITAGILLGPSLLGWLAPDFSAALFPKESMGLLGMMSQVGLIFFMFLIGLELDPKLLRGRAHTSVAISHSSIVLPFLLGGILALYLYPRLAPANVPFSSFLLFMGVAMSITAFPVLARILVERRLLRSKLGAITIACAAVDDVTAWCILAFVVSIVRASGVAGAIRTSAFAFVYIGFMVWVIRPFFGRFADRTRLGLSQNIVAVVMVLLLVSSWLTELIGIHALFGAFLFGAVLPKNGGLAAALAEKIEDLVVVVLLPLFFAYSGLRTQIGLLDTPGSWVICAAITVVACLGKFGGSAVAARLTGLGWRESSAIGILMNTRGLMELIVLNMGLDLGVISPTLFTMLVLMALITTFMTTPLLQLTYPIERFAQELTDPQEEDEAKPGEPAGAPAADGVAAAAGAPDEQAPYTALVCVAYERSGPGLITLGSAIAGAPDVDAKLYALRLRRATDRGSFFLDKDAAGPGGDPSGEEAALVPLLDTARKLGVNVRPLSFLSDLPGRDICDVSKVKHANLVLLGWHKPILTASMLGGTVHEVMLGTPSDVGVFVDRGLERIGRLLVPYLGSEHDRAALYLARRIAESTGANVVVLHIVKPDGAGERLGAEQRVREEFQERGRNRPYDVSFEVVQHESPEEAVIVESRAGYDLVLVGVGESWGLAHRTFGLQSEAILKQSPASVLVVRKGSGVTEPARSERAAEPGHAPRLAEASFSGVAGVAPRPES; the protein is encoded by the coding sequence GTGACCCGCAGTCTGCGGCAGCCGATGGTCATCGCGGAGATCACGGCCGGCATTCTGCTCGGCCCTTCGCTCCTCGGCTGGCTCGCGCCCGACTTCTCGGCGGCGCTCTTCCCAAAGGAGTCCATGGGGCTCTTGGGGATGATGAGCCAAGTCGGGCTGATTTTTTTCATGTTCCTGATCGGGCTGGAGCTCGATCCAAAGCTGCTCCGCGGCCGCGCGCACACGTCGGTGGCCATCAGCCATTCGAGCATCGTCCTGCCGTTCTTGTTGGGCGGCATTTTGGCGCTCTATCTGTATCCGCGCCTAGCCCCGGCCAACGTGCCATTCAGCTCGTTCCTCCTCTTCATGGGCGTGGCCATGAGCATCACCGCCTTCCCGGTGCTCGCGCGCATCTTGGTCGAGCGGCGGCTCCTTCGCTCGAAGCTCGGGGCCATCACCATCGCCTGCGCCGCCGTCGACGACGTGACCGCGTGGTGCATTTTGGCCTTCGTGGTCTCCATCGTGCGCGCGTCGGGGGTGGCGGGCGCCATCCGCACCTCGGCCTTCGCCTTCGTGTACATCGGCTTCATGGTGTGGGTGATCCGGCCCTTCTTCGGGCGGTTCGCCGATCGAACGCGCCTCGGGCTCTCCCAGAACATCGTGGCAGTGGTGATGGTGCTGCTCCTGGTCTCCAGCTGGCTCACGGAGCTCATCGGCATTCACGCCCTCTTCGGCGCCTTCTTGTTCGGCGCGGTGCTCCCCAAGAACGGCGGCTTGGCCGCGGCGCTGGCCGAGAAGATCGAAGATCTGGTGGTGGTGGTCCTCCTGCCGCTCTTCTTCGCATACAGCGGTCTGCGCACCCAGATCGGGCTGCTCGACACGCCGGGGAGCTGGGTCATCTGCGCGGCGATCACCGTGGTGGCGTGCCTCGGCAAGTTCGGCGGCAGCGCGGTGGCCGCGCGCCTGACGGGGCTGGGGTGGCGCGAGTCGAGCGCCATCGGCATCCTGATGAACACGCGCGGGCTGATGGAGCTCATCGTGCTCAACATGGGGCTCGATCTCGGCGTCATCTCGCCCACCTTGTTCACCATGCTGGTGCTCATGGCGCTGATCACCACCTTCATGACCACGCCGCTGCTCCAGCTCACGTACCCCATCGAGCGCTTCGCCCAGGAGCTCACCGATCCGCAGGAAGAAGACGAGGCCAAGCCCGGCGAGCCCGCGGGCGCACCCGCCGCCGATGGTGTAGCCGCGGCCGCGGGCGCGCCAGACGAGCAAGCTCCGTACACCGCCTTGGTGTGCGTGGCGTACGAGCGATCGGGCCCCGGCCTGATCACCCTCGGCTCCGCCATCGCAGGCGCGCCCGACGTGGACGCAAAGCTCTACGCGCTTCGTCTGCGGCGCGCGACCGATCGCGGCTCGTTCTTTTTGGACAAGGACGCTGCGGGGCCGGGCGGCGATCCCTCGGGCGAAGAGGCCGCGCTGGTGCCGCTGCTCGACACGGCGCGCAAGCTCGGCGTGAATGTGCGCCCGCTCTCCTTCCTGTCGGACCTGCCCGGACGCGACATTTGCGATGTCTCCAAAGTGAAGCACGCAAACCTGGTGCTCCTGGGGTGGCACAAGCCGATCCTGACCGCCTCGATGCTCGGCGGCACGGTGCACGAGGTGATGCTCGGCACGCCCTCCGACGTGGGGGTCTTCGTCGATCGGGGGCTCGAGCGCATCGGGCGGCTGCTGGTGCCGTACTTGGGGTCCGAGCACGATCGCGCGGCGCTCTATCTGGCCCGGCGCATCGCGGAGAGCACGGGGGCCAACGTGGTGGTGCTCCATATCGTGAAGCCCGACGGGGCGGGGGAGCGGCTCGGTGCCGAGCAGCGGGTGCGCGAGGAGTTCCAAGAGCGCGGACGCAACCGGCCCTATGATGTATCGTTCGAGGTCGTGCAGCACGAGTCACCCGAGGAGGCGGTCATCGTGGAGAGCCGTGCGGGCTACGATCTGGTGCTCGTGGGCGTGGGGGAGAGCTGGGGGCTCGCGCACCGCACCTTCGGGCTTCAGTCCGAGGCGATCTTGAAGCAGTCGCCCGCGTCCGTGCTGGTCGTTCGCAAGGGGAGCGGGGTCACCGAGCCCGCGCGGTCCGAGCGTGCCGCGGAGCCCGGCCATGCCCCGCGGCTCGCGGAGGCGTCCTTTTCGGGGGTCGCGGGCGTCGCGCCGCGTCCGGAGTCGTAA
- a CDS encoding NUDIX domain-containing protein produces the protein MMAAGTLLDVLHGYAARFPERASALDPLRALIADGASVTSRHEPRGHVTVGAAVLDPEGRLLVVRHRALGRWLMPGGHLEPGDRTLLDAALRELLEETGISPEQVRVPALWREVPIHIDCHVIPANPRKGEPEHAHWDFRFLFEMVGTERSMVLQTEEVLDARWLAPDAHSEIVAAVIRAALKDDPRARPAR, from the coding sequence ATGATGGCTGCCGGCACGCTCCTCGACGTTCTCCATGGTTACGCGGCGCGTTTTCCCGAACGGGCGAGCGCCCTCGATCCTTTGCGCGCGCTCATCGCGGATGGTGCCAGCGTGACATCACGCCACGAGCCTCGGGGCCATGTGACGGTGGGCGCCGCCGTGCTCGATCCAGAGGGGCGTCTTTTGGTGGTGCGCCACCGCGCGCTGGGGCGGTGGTTGATGCCGGGCGGCCACTTGGAGCCGGGCGATCGCACCTTGCTCGACGCGGCGTTGCGCGAGCTATTGGAGGAGACGGGGATATCGCCCGAGCAGGTTCGGGTGCCTGCTCTTTGGCGCGAGGTACCGATTCACATCGATTGCCACGTCATCCCGGCCAACCCGCGAAAGGGGGAGCCGGAGCACGCGCACTGGGATTTTCGGTTCCTCTTCGAGATGGTCGGGACGGAGCGAAGCATGGTGCTGCAGACCGAGGAGGTGCTCGACGCGAGGTGGCTCGCGCCCGATGCGCACTCGGAGATCGTCGCGGCGGTGATTCGGGCGGCGCTCAAGGACGATCCGCGCGCGCGCCCGGCTCGATGA
- a CDS encoding MarR family transcriptional regulator: MSLDRDVEELNAALHVLLLRLNLARLDLWSDKLVGISFLDLHALSFAEEKPDHTLAEMREFLQVPQSTLTSIIDRLEKRELLMRTIHPTDKRSYRIALTERGLDVQREHHRVERMLMRKILDALPDPDDRAAFLKLFRKIARKV, from the coding sequence ATGTCCTTGGACCGCGACGTCGAAGAATTGAATGCCGCGCTCCATGTGCTGCTGCTGCGCCTGAACCTCGCGCGGCTCGATCTTTGGTCGGACAAGCTCGTGGGTATCAGCTTCCTCGATCTGCACGCGCTCTCCTTCGCAGAGGAGAAGCCCGATCACACCTTGGCCGAGATGCGCGAGTTTCTGCAGGTCCCGCAGAGCACCCTCACGAGCATCATCGACCGGCTCGAGAAGCGCGAGCTTCTGATGCGCACCATCCACCCGACGGACAAGCGCTCCTACCGGATCGCGCTCACAGAGCGCGGCCTCGACGTGCAACGCGAACACCACCGGGTCGAGCGCATGTTGATGCGCAAGATCCTCGATGCGCTGCCCGACCCCGACGATCGCGCGGCGTTTCTAAAGCTCTTTCGAAAGATCGCGCGCAAGGTCTAA
- a CDS encoding SAM-dependent methyltransferase, which produces MLSALRDDLATDLSFIETTALTIAHYRALESARPDRLFFDPFASAFVEAAGRAGDSASQLPAAPADYFAVRTKYFDEYVERACAAGCPQVVILAAGLDARAFRLALPPEVRLFEVELATMLRFKESVLAKTRARAKCDRILVPSDLRDDWPAALSRIGFRHDVPTAWLVEGLLFYLTKADGDRLLQRIARLSVLGSRIGLEHVNQATRDGMAATLAALAARGAPWQSSVEDPAAWLAGLGWNARVSDQGKLGRRYGRAPALPAADDPGSGPKAWLVEGWLIEPGARADRP; this is translated from the coding sequence ATGCTGTCTGCCTTACGCGACGATCTGGCCACGGATCTCTCCTTCATCGAAACCACGGCGCTGACCATCGCGCACTACCGCGCCCTCGAGAGCGCGCGGCCCGATCGGCTCTTCTTCGACCCCTTCGCGTCGGCCTTCGTCGAGGCGGCGGGGCGCGCCGGTGATTCGGCCAGCCAGCTCCCCGCGGCGCCGGCCGATTACTTTGCGGTGCGCACGAAGTACTTCGACGAGTACGTGGAGCGGGCGTGCGCCGCGGGGTGCCCGCAGGTGGTCATCTTGGCGGCGGGGCTCGACGCGCGCGCGTTTCGTCTCGCGCTGCCGCCCGAGGTTCGGCTGTTCGAGGTGGAGCTCGCGACGATGCTGCGCTTCAAGGAGAGCGTCCTCGCCAAGACGCGCGCGCGCGCCAAGTGTGACCGCATCCTCGTCCCCTCCGATCTGCGCGACGATTGGCCGGCGGCGCTCTCGCGGATCGGTTTCCGCCACGATGTACCGACGGCGTGGCTGGTGGAGGGCCTCCTCTTCTACCTCACCAAGGCCGACGGCGACCGCTTGCTCCAGCGGATCGCGCGGCTCTCGGTCCTGGGGAGCCGGATCGGGCTCGAGCACGTGAACCAAGCCACCCGCGACGGAATGGCGGCCACCTTGGCGGCGTTGGCCGCGCGCGGTGCGCCGTGGCAATCGTCGGTGGAGGATCCGGCCGCGTGGCTCGCCGGGTTGGGATGGAACGCGCGGGTGAGCGATCAGGGAAAGCTGGGCCGCCGCTATGGACGTGCGCCCGCGCTGCCCGCGGCCGACGACCCCGGCAGCGGACCGAAGGCTTGGCTCGTCGAGGGATGGCTCATCGAGCCGGGCGCGCGCGCGGATCGTCCTTGA
- a CDS encoding CoA-binding protein: MHPNVIDDPRAIEDLLARTHRIAVLGIKTEAQPEQPAFNVPRFLVESGYDVVPVPVYYPKVTTILGRPVYRKVADVPGPIDMVDVFRRPEDLMPHLEDLLAAKPASVWLQQGIHDDVFAERLAERGILVVQDRCIMTELRLRAALRRRALREDASR; the protein is encoded by the coding sequence ATGCACCCCAACGTCATCGACGATCCCCGAGCGATCGAGGACCTTTTGGCGCGCACGCACCGCATCGCCGTGCTCGGCATCAAGACGGAGGCCCAGCCCGAACAGCCCGCGTTCAACGTCCCCCGGTTCCTCGTGGAGTCGGGCTACGACGTCGTACCCGTCCCCGTTTATTACCCGAAGGTCACCACCATCCTGGGACGCCCCGTGTACCGGAAGGTCGCCGACGTGCCAGGCCCCATCGATATGGTCGACGTCTTCCGGCGCCCCGAAGATCTCATGCCGCACTTGGAGGATCTTCTCGCGGCCAAGCCCGCGAGCGTCTGGCTCCAACAAGGCATCCACGACGACGTCTTCGCCGAGCGCCTCGCCGAACGCGGTATCCTGGTGGTCCAGGACCGCTGCATCATGACCGAGTTGAGACTTCGCGCGGCCCTTCGCCGTCGTGCGCTTCGTGAAGACGCATCGCGCTAG
- a CDS encoding helix-turn-helix domain-containing protein produces MHFGATLRLLRMHTGLSLRELAERIGVSNAYLSRVENGHDGPPTPDRLATIARELGVPPATLIELADKVGSLATDYLERVPAARALLLEIFQRDLGPMDLARIKAFVEREFPMPGATRAEALAVRAMLSPSRAILGLSCSDIDDAIDVASARLASPLGLSAAELGERVRRRERECATCVGGGLAVPHAVMPGAPPCAAVVTLRRPLLGDTPDGRPLRMFLVHVHPGGPQHARLLAYMARWADEDVVAAACAERDAGRLIAQLVG; encoded by the coding sequence ATGCACTTTGGGGCGACCCTTCGGCTTTTGCGCATGCACACGGGGCTCTCGCTGCGGGAGCTGGCCGAGCGCATCGGGGTCTCCAACGCGTACCTGAGTCGGGTCGAAAATGGGCACGATGGTCCGCCCACGCCGGACCGGCTGGCGACCATCGCGCGCGAGCTGGGGGTGCCTCCCGCGACCCTCATCGAGCTCGCCGACAAGGTGGGCTCCCTGGCGACGGACTACTTGGAGCGCGTCCCGGCGGCGCGCGCGCTCTTGCTGGAGATCTTTCAGCGCGATCTGGGGCCGATGGATCTCGCGCGCATCAAGGCGTTCGTCGAGCGTGAGTTCCCCATGCCGGGCGCCACCCGCGCCGAGGCCCTGGCGGTTCGTGCGATGCTCTCACCCAGCCGCGCCATCCTGGGGCTCTCCTGCAGCGACATCGACGATGCCATCGACGTGGCGTCGGCGCGCTTGGCCTCGCCTTTGGGGCTCTCCGCTGCGGAGCTGGGCGAGCGGGTTCGGCGCCGGGAGCGGGAGTGCGCCACGTGCGTGGGCGGAGGGCTCGCCGTTCCGCACGCGGTGATGCCCGGCGCGCCCCCGTGCGCGGCGGTGGTCACCTTGCGCCGCCCGCTCCTCGGCGACACGCCGGACGGGCGTCCGCTGCGCATGTTTCTGGTGCACGTTCACCCGGGCGGACCGCAGCATGCACGCCTGCTCGCGTACATGGCGCGGTGGGCCGACGAGGACGTGGTGGCCGCCGCCTGCGCGGAGCGCGACGCGGGCCGTTTGATCGCGCAGCTCGTGGGCTAA
- a CDS encoding O-methyltransferase encodes MSEKLWAAVDQYITDALLPSDAALEATLRASHAAGLPAIAVSPAQGKLLQLLARLVSARRILEVGTLGGYSTIWLGRALPEGGRLITLEADPKHAEVARGNIAGAGLDKVVDVRLGLALDTLPVLEAEKGGPFDLVFIDADKKSNADYFDWALKLSRPGSLILVDNVVRRGAVVDADSHDPNVQGVRRLYQRIAAEPRVSATAIQTVGVKGYDGLAIALVTG; translated from the coding sequence ATGTCCGAAAAGCTATGGGCCGCCGTCGATCAGTACATTACGGACGCCTTGCTGCCGTCCGACGCGGCGCTGGAGGCGACCCTTCGCGCGAGCCACGCGGCGGGCCTGCCGGCGATCGCCGTTTCGCCGGCCCAAGGCAAGCTCCTGCAGCTGCTCGCGCGGCTGGTCTCGGCGCGAAGGATCCTCGAGGTGGGCACGCTCGGCGGCTACAGCACCATTTGGCTCGGGCGGGCCCTGCCCGAGGGCGGGCGCTTGATCACCTTGGAGGCGGATCCAAAGCACGCCGAGGTGGCGCGCGGCAACATCGCCGGCGCGGGGCTCGACAAGGTGGTCGACGTGCGCCTCGGTCTGGCGCTCGACACCTTGCCGGTGCTCGAGGCCGAAAAGGGCGGTCCGTTCGATCTGGTGTTCATCGACGCCGACAAGAAGAGCAACGCCGATTACTTCGATTGGGCGCTCAAGCTGAGCCGTCCTGGCAGCTTGATCCTGGTGGACAATGTCGTTCGCCGCGGGGCGGTGGTCGATGCCGACAGCCACGATCCCAACGTCCAGGGCGTGCGCCGCCTCTACCAGCGGATCGCCGCGGAGCCCCGGGTGAGCGCCACGGCGATCCAGACGGTGGGGGTCAAGGGTTACGACGGCCTGGCGATCGCGCTGGTCACGGGCTGA